Proteins encoded together in one Falco peregrinus isolate bFalPer1 chromosome 2, bFalPer1.pri, whole genome shotgun sequence window:
- the KCTD10 gene encoding BTB/POZ domain-containing adapter for CUL3-mediated RhoA degradation protein 3 isoform X2 has product MEEMSGESVVSSAVPAAATRTTSFKGTSPSSKYVKLNIGGALYYTTMQTLTKQDTMLKAMFSGRMEVLTDSEGWILIDRCGKHFGTILNYLRDGAVPLPESRREIEELLAEAKYYLVQGLVDECQAALQNKDAYEPFCKVPVITSSKEEQKLIATSNKPAVKLLYNRSNNKYSYTSNSDDNMLKNIELFDKLSLRFNGRVLFIKDVIGDEICCWSFYGQGRKIAEVCCTSIVYATEKKQTKVEFPEARIYEETLNILLYESQDGRGPDNALLEATGGAAGRSHHLDEDEERERIERVRRIHIKRPDDRAHLHQ; this is encoded by the exons GAAGAGATGTCGGGAGAAAGTGTGGTGAGCTCAGCAGTGCCGGCGGCTGCAACTCGCACAACCTCCTTCAAAGGGACGAGTCCGAGCTCCAAGTATGTCAAGCTGAACATCGGCGGTGCTCTCTACTACACCACCATGCAGACCCTGACCAAGCAGGACACCATGCTCAAGGCCATGTTCAGCGGCCGAATGGAAGTCCTCACGGATAGTGAAG GTTGGATCCTGATTGACCGCTGTGGAAAACATTTTGGGACAATACTGAACTACCTGCGTGATGGGGCTGTGCCGCTCCCCGAGAGCCGCAGGGAGATAGAAGAGTTGTTGGCTGAAGCAAAGTACTACCTTGTCCAGGGGCTGGTGGACGAGTGCCAGGCAGCCTTGCAG AACAAAGATGCATATGAACCGTTCTGCAAGGTACCAGTCATCACATCTtccaaagaagagcaaaaacTTATAGCCACTTCTAACAAG CCAGCAGTGAAGCTGCTATATAACAGAAGCAACAACAAATATTCCTACACTAG CAACTCTGACGACAACATGCTGAAGAACATTGAGCTATTTGATAAGCTTTCCTTGAGGTTTAATGGGAGAGTGCTCTTTATAAAAGATGTGATTGGAGATGAGATCTGCTGCTGGTCTTTTTACGGGCAGGGGCGGAAGATTGCCGAAGTCTGTTGCACTTCCATTGTTTACGCTactgagaaaaaacagacaaag GTGGAGTTCCCAGAAGCCCGCATTTACGAGGAGACACTGAACATTCTGCTGTACGAGTCCCAGGATGGGAGAGGACCTGACAACGCACTCTTGGAAGCCACAGGAGGGGCAGCTGGCCGCTCCCATCACTTAGATGAAGATGAGGAGCGAGAGCGCATCGAACGTGTGCGGAGAATTCATATTAAACGTCCAGATGACAGGGCCCATCTGCATCAGTGA
- the KCTD10 gene encoding BTB/POZ domain-containing adapter for CUL3-mediated RhoA degradation protein 3 isoform X3, producing the protein MSGESVVSSAVPAAATRTTSFKGTSPSSKYVKLNIGGALYYTTMQTLTKQDTMLKAMFSGRMEVLTDSEGWILIDRCGKHFGTILNYLRDGAVPLPESRREIEELLAEAKYYLVQGLVDECQAALQQNKDAYEPFCKVPVITSSKEEQKLIATSNKPAVKLLYNRSNNKYSYTSNSDDNMLKNIELFDKLSLRFNGRVLFIKDVIGDEICCWSFYGQGRKIAEVCCTSIVYATEKKQTKVEFPEARIYEETLNILLYESQDGRGPDNALLEATGGAAGRSHHLDEDEERERIERVRRIHIKRPDDRAHLHQ; encoded by the exons ATGTCGGGAGAAAGTGTGGTGAGCTCAGCAGTGCCGGCGGCTGCAACTCGCACAACCTCCTTCAAAGGGACGAGTCCGAGCTCCAAGTATGTCAAGCTGAACATCGGCGGTGCTCTCTACTACACCACCATGCAGACCCTGACCAAGCAGGACACCATGCTCAAGGCCATGTTCAGCGGCCGAATGGAAGTCCTCACGGATAGTGAAG GTTGGATCCTGATTGACCGCTGTGGAAAACATTTTGGGACAATACTGAACTACCTGCGTGATGGGGCTGTGCCGCTCCCCGAGAGCCGCAGGGAGATAGAAGAGTTGTTGGCTGAAGCAAAGTACTACCTTGTCCAGGGGCTGGTGGACGAGTGCCAGGCAGCCTTGCAG CAGAACAAAGATGCATATGAACCGTTCTGCAAGGTACCAGTCATCACATCTtccaaagaagagcaaaaacTTATAGCCACTTCTAACAAG CCAGCAGTGAAGCTGCTATATAACAGAAGCAACAACAAATATTCCTACACTAG CAACTCTGACGACAACATGCTGAAGAACATTGAGCTATTTGATAAGCTTTCCTTGAGGTTTAATGGGAGAGTGCTCTTTATAAAAGATGTGATTGGAGATGAGATCTGCTGCTGGTCTTTTTACGGGCAGGGGCGGAAGATTGCCGAAGTCTGTTGCACTTCCATTGTTTACGCTactgagaaaaaacagacaaag GTGGAGTTCCCAGAAGCCCGCATTTACGAGGAGACACTGAACATTCTGCTGTACGAGTCCCAGGATGGGAGAGGACCTGACAACGCACTCTTGGAAGCCACAGGAGGGGCAGCTGGCCGCTCCCATCACTTAGATGAAGATGAGGAGCGAGAGCGCATCGAACGTGTGCGGAGAATTCATATTAAACGTCCAGATGACAGGGCCCATCTGCATCAGTGA
- the KCTD10 gene encoding BTB/POZ domain-containing adapter for CUL3-mediated RhoA degradation protein 3 isoform X1, producing MEEMSGESVVSSAVPAAATRTTSFKGTSPSSKYVKLNIGGALYYTTMQTLTKQDTMLKAMFSGRMEVLTDSEGWILIDRCGKHFGTILNYLRDGAVPLPESRREIEELLAEAKYYLVQGLVDECQAALQQNKDAYEPFCKVPVITSSKEEQKLIATSNKPAVKLLYNRSNNKYSYTSNSDDNMLKNIELFDKLSLRFNGRVLFIKDVIGDEICCWSFYGQGRKIAEVCCTSIVYATEKKQTKVEFPEARIYEETLNILLYESQDGRGPDNALLEATGGAAGRSHHLDEDEERERIERVRRIHIKRPDDRAHLHQ from the exons GAAGAGATGTCGGGAGAAAGTGTGGTGAGCTCAGCAGTGCCGGCGGCTGCAACTCGCACAACCTCCTTCAAAGGGACGAGTCCGAGCTCCAAGTATGTCAAGCTGAACATCGGCGGTGCTCTCTACTACACCACCATGCAGACCCTGACCAAGCAGGACACCATGCTCAAGGCCATGTTCAGCGGCCGAATGGAAGTCCTCACGGATAGTGAAG GTTGGATCCTGATTGACCGCTGTGGAAAACATTTTGGGACAATACTGAACTACCTGCGTGATGGGGCTGTGCCGCTCCCCGAGAGCCGCAGGGAGATAGAAGAGTTGTTGGCTGAAGCAAAGTACTACCTTGTCCAGGGGCTGGTGGACGAGTGCCAGGCAGCCTTGCAG CAGAACAAAGATGCATATGAACCGTTCTGCAAGGTACCAGTCATCACATCTtccaaagaagagcaaaaacTTATAGCCACTTCTAACAAG CCAGCAGTGAAGCTGCTATATAACAGAAGCAACAACAAATATTCCTACACTAG CAACTCTGACGACAACATGCTGAAGAACATTGAGCTATTTGATAAGCTTTCCTTGAGGTTTAATGGGAGAGTGCTCTTTATAAAAGATGTGATTGGAGATGAGATCTGCTGCTGGTCTTTTTACGGGCAGGGGCGGAAGATTGCCGAAGTCTGTTGCACTTCCATTGTTTACGCTactgagaaaaaacagacaaag GTGGAGTTCCCAGAAGCCCGCATTTACGAGGAGACACTGAACATTCTGCTGTACGAGTCCCAGGATGGGAGAGGACCTGACAACGCACTCTTGGAAGCCACAGGAGGGGCAGCTGGCCGCTCCCATCACTTAGATGAAGATGAGGAGCGAGAGCGCATCGAACGTGTGCGGAGAATTCATATTAAACGTCCAGATGACAGGGCCCATCTGCATCAGTGA